One stretch of Balneola sp. MJW-20 DNA includes these proteins:
- a CDS encoding NAD-dependent epimerase/dehydratase family protein has protein sequence MKAFVTGGTGFIGSHLVDQLLDSPEYSEVRCLVRSNEKWLTGKPIIKVSGDLNDLKALSEGLDDADVLFHIAAIVKAPDENTFLQANVESTENLIRLAQKKNVKNLVILSSLAAVGPSNGAPVDETAPLNPVSMYGRSKKEMEKRVRNADRKTESIKIIRPPAVYGPREDQIFSFFKSCSKGICPIIGNGKRPRVSMVYVSDLVNGIIKAAEKTDPGVFTYFISGPDTYNWDQIRSVTGKVLGRRTIPLKISPKIVKKAAGIFEDVASFFGKYPVVNREKANELVLEWTCSNEKAQKELNYKPEVSLAEGISRTIHWYKIHNWL, from the coding sequence ATGAAAGCCTTTGTAACAGGCGGCACCGGTTTTATTGGTTCTCACCTCGTCGATCAGCTTCTGGACTCCCCCGAATACTCCGAAGTACGATGTCTTGTGCGCAGTAATGAGAAATGGCTGACTGGTAAACCCATTATTAAAGTATCCGGTGACCTGAATGATTTAAAGGCTCTGTCTGAAGGATTAGATGATGCAGATGTACTTTTTCATATTGCAGCGATCGTAAAAGCCCCGGATGAAAATACTTTTTTGCAGGCTAATGTTGAATCTACTGAAAACCTTATACGGCTGGCTCAAAAAAAGAACGTTAAGAATCTGGTCATTCTATCTTCGCTGGCAGCAGTAGGACCCAGTAACGGCGCTCCGGTTGATGAAACCGCTCCATTGAATCCGGTTAGCATGTATGGACGATCTAAAAAAGAAATGGAGAAGAGGGTCAGAAATGCCGACCGGAAAACAGAAAGCATTAAGATCATTCGCCCTCCTGCGGTATATGGTCCGAGAGAAGACCAGATCTTTAGTTTCTTTAAATCCTGCTCTAAAGGGATCTGTCCGATCATAGGCAATGGAAAACGTCCAAGAGTATCCATGGTATATGTGAGTGATCTGGTGAACGGGATCATCAAAGCTGCTGAAAAAACGGATCCAGGAGTTTTCACCTATTTTATCAGTGGACCCGATACCTATAACTGGGATCAGATCCGCTCTGTAACCGGCAAAGTACTAGGCAGGAGAACGATCCCGTTAAAGATCAGTCCTAAGATCGTTAAGAAAGCAGCCGGTATATTTGAAGATGTTGCATCATTCTTCGGGAAATATCCCGTTGTTAATCGTGAAAAGGCCAATGAGCTTGTATTGGAGTGGACCTGCTCAAACGAAAAAGCCCAAAAGGAACTAAATTATAAACCGGAAGTAAGTTTAGCTGAAGGGATCTCACGCACCATTCACTGGTACAAAATTCATAACTGGTTAT